Proteins from a single region of Crassaminicella profunda:
- a CDS encoding recombinase family protein translates to MERICIYLRKSRADEEAEKRGEGETLAKHRKTLLKVAQEQRLNIVKIREEIVSGESLMHRPEMLELLKDVESKQYDAVLCMDVDRLGRGNMQEQGLILETFKKANTKIITPRKTYDLHDEFDEEYSEFEAFMARKELKIINRRLQSGRIRSIEEGNYISPLPPYGYEIHYTDKSRTLKPYPAQADVVKMIFNLYTSHNLGCSKIANKLNQLGYKTYTNKDWSNSSVLTIIKNPVYAGKITWKKKEIKKSSNPNKVKDARQRPKSEWIIADGKHKALISMKMYLRAQNILGKRYHVPYQLESGITNPLAGIIKCNKCGASMVLRPYKKKDDQLMCYTHCGNKSSKLKYVEQQLIAALNEWLEKYSAQYDTRTQTEKDKNNSISLYKKVLTQLEKELLELEKQKGTLHDFLERGVYDVDTYLDRSQNLIDKIKKTKKYIVKAKITLEHEVKRHEVKNNMIPKIKKVLDVYSRTTDPAKKNCLLKSILDSAVYNKEKNQRNDQFTLVLYPRLPH, encoded by the coding sequence ATGGAAAGAATATGTATATACCTAAGGAAATCTCGTGCTGATGAAGAAGCAGAAAAACGTGGTGAAGGTGAAACATTAGCCAAACATAGAAAAACCCTCTTAAAGGTTGCCCAAGAGCAACGACTAAATATAGTTAAAATTCGGGAAGAAATAGTATCTGGTGAAAGTCTTATGCATAGACCAGAAATGTTAGAACTTCTTAAGGATGTAGAATCAAAACAATATGATGCTGTTCTATGTATGGATGTGGATCGATTAGGCAGGGGTAATATGCAAGAGCAAGGATTAATATTAGAAACATTTAAGAAGGCAAATACAAAGATTATTACCCCTCGTAAAACTTATGACCTGCATGATGAATTCGACGAAGAATACAGCGAATTTGAAGCCTTTATGGCTAGAAAAGAATTAAAGATTATTAATAGACGTTTACAATCTGGAAGAATCCGATCCATAGAAGAAGGAAATTATATTTCTCCCCTTCCCCCATATGGATATGAAATACATTATACGGATAAATCAAGAACTTTAAAACCTTATCCTGCGCAGGCTGATGTAGTAAAAATGATATTTAATTTATATACAAGTCACAATTTAGGTTGCAGTAAAATTGCTAATAAATTAAATCAATTAGGATACAAAACATATACAAATAAAGACTGGTCTAATTCATCTGTTTTGACTATTATAAAAAATCCAGTATATGCAGGTAAAATCACGTGGAAGAAAAAAGAAATTAAGAAATCTTCTAACCCTAATAAGGTAAAAGATGCTAGGCAAAGACCAAAAAGTGAATGGATTATTGCAGATGGAAAGCATAAAGCTTTGATATCTATGAAAATGTATCTGAGAGCCCAGAACATATTAGGAAAAAGATATCATGTCCCATACCAATTAGAAAGTGGCATAACAAACCCATTAGCTGGAATAATTAAATGTAACAAATGTGGAGCCTCTATGGTACTTCGTCCTTATAAAAAAAAAGATGATCAGCTTATGTGTTATACACATTGTGGAAATAAAAGTAGTAAATTGAAATATGTAGAACAGCAGCTAATAGCAGCATTAAATGAATGGTTAGAAAAATATAGCGCTCAATATGATACAAGAACACAGACTGAAAAAGATAAAAATAATTCTATATCTCTATATAAAAAAGTACTAACTCAATTAGAAAAAGAATTGCTTGAATTAGAAAAGCAAAAGGGAACTTTACATGACTTCTTAGAACGTGGAGTCTATGATGTAGACACCTATTTAGATAGATCACAAAATCTTATAGACAAAATAAAAAAAACAAAAAAATATATAGTTAAAGCTAAAATTACACTTGAACATGAAGTTAAAAGACACGAAGTTAAGAATAATATGATTCCTAAAATAAAAAAAGTGCTAGATGTATATTCACGTACAACTGATCCAGCAAAGAAAAATTGTCTACTTAAAAGTATACTTGATTCTGCTGTATATAACAAAGAGAAAAATCAGAGAAATGATCAATTTACATTAGTACTTTATCCTAGACTGCCACATTAA
- a CDS encoding type II secretion system F family protein, with protein MPVYQYKAVTKKGENIKGTYTANSENEVIVMLRQNQYYPIKITKMTEKSNLFNFMILNRVTTKDIAIFCRQFYTMLNAGVPIIRCLDVLNLQTENKKFKEVIKSVYTHIQKGETFSNGLRNHKLIFPELLINMVEAGEISGNLDGIMDRMAIHYEKESKINNKIQGALVYPIVLSIVSVFVIIFLLVFVMPTFVSMFQGSGIELPAPTRALLFISNTLINYWYIYMIVGISLLYGSNQFIKSEFGKIFIDRLKLKIPIVKSTTQKIITTRFTRTLSTLLSSGIPLIQALESTGRVVGNKVVENGIKNTIEEVSVGASLAGSIQKIGVFPPMVISMIEIGEESGAIDDILDKTANFFDEETETALQKMITMFEPFMITVMAFVVGFIVMAMILPIFNMVNTLNL; from the coding sequence ATGCCAGTTTACCAATACAAAGCAGTAACAAAAAAGGGAGAAAATATAAAAGGCACGTACACTGCTAATAGTGAGAATGAAGTAATTGTCATGCTTAGGCAAAATCAATATTACCCTATTAAAATAACCAAAATGACTGAGAAAAGTAATCTATTTAATTTCATGATTCTAAACAGAGTAACAACAAAAGATATTGCTATATTTTGTAGACAATTTTATACAATGTTAAATGCAGGTGTACCTATTATAAGATGCTTAGATGTTTTAAATTTGCAAACAGAAAATAAAAAATTTAAAGAAGTAATTAAAAGTGTATATACTCATATTCAAAAAGGAGAAACTTTTTCAAATGGTTTACGGAATCATAAGCTAATTTTTCCAGAACTTTTGATAAATATGGTAGAAGCAGGGGAAATCAGTGGTAATTTAGATGGAATAATGGATAGAATGGCTATTCATTATGAAAAAGAAAGTAAAATTAACAACAAAATTCAAGGAGCATTGGTTTATCCTATCGTCTTATCTATTGTTTCTGTCTTTGTAATTATATTTCTACTTGTATTTGTAATGCCAACCTTTGTAAGCATGTTTCAAGGTTCTGGAATAGAATTACCTGCACCTACAAGAGCACTTTTATTTATAAGTAATACATTGATTAATTATTGGTATATATATATGATTGTAGGTATTTCATTACTATATGGGAGCAATCAATTCATTAAAAGTGAATTTGGAAAAATTTTCATTGATCGATTGAAACTTAAAATTCCAATTGTAAAGAGCACAACACAAAAGATTATAACCACTCGTTTTACAAGAACATTGTCAACCTTACTTTCAAGTGGAATTCCTCTAATTCAAGCTTTAGAAAGTACAGGGAGGGTTGTAGGAAATAAAGTTGTAGAGAATGGAATTAAAAATACGATTGAAGAAGTATCTGTTGGTGCAAGCTTGGCAGGATCAATACAAAAAATAGGAGTTTTCCCTCCAATGGTAATATCAATGATTGAAATAGGAGAAGAATCAGGAGCAATAGATGATATTTTAGATAAGACAGCAAACTTTTTTGATGAAGAAACAGAAACTGCTTTACAAAAGATGATAACCATGTTTGAACCTTTCATGATCACAGTGATGGCTTTTGTTGTAGGGTTTATAGTGATGGCTATGATTTTACCAATATTTAATATGGTAAATACCCTTAATTTATAG
- a CDS encoding type IV pilus twitching motility protein PilT, translating to MDVMNLLKVAIEAKASDIHITVAIPPIIRVNGKLEKMREKPLSPEDTATLVKKILTKEQLTQLDEKGELDISFSSTGLGRFRVNAFKQRGTYSMVLRVVALTIPTMEDLGLPLVLKELSRKQRGLVLVTGPTGSGKSTTLASMIDLINRERHCHILTLEDPIEYLHKHNKSIVNQREIGSDSRTYANALKSALRQDPDVILVGEMRDLETISIAITAAETGHLVLSTLHTLGAAQTIDRVIDVFPPHQQQQIRIQLAAVLEGVVSQQLLPKADGSGRSAAFEIMLATPAIRNLVREGKTHQIQTSVQTGSKFGMQTMDHSLTELYKNGFISREILSMHAIDQDTIKRILGF from the coding sequence ATGGATGTTATGAATTTGCTTAAGGTCGCAATAGAGGCAAAAGCATCAGATATACATATCACTGTTGCAATTCCTCCAATAATAAGAGTAAATGGAAAATTAGAAAAAATGAGAGAAAAGCCTCTTTCACCAGAAGATACAGCAACATTAGTAAAAAAAATATTAACTAAAGAGCAACTAACGCAATTAGATGAAAAAGGTGAATTGGACATATCTTTTTCAAGTACTGGTTTAGGAAGATTTAGAGTAAATGCATTTAAGCAAAGAGGGACTTATAGTATGGTTTTGAGGGTGGTAGCTCTTACAATTCCCACTATGGAAGATTTAGGCTTACCTCTAGTATTAAAGGAATTATCAAGAAAGCAAAGAGGTTTAGTACTAGTAACAGGGCCTACGGGTAGTGGAAAATCTACAACACTTGCTTCTATGATAGATTTGATCAACAGAGAAAGACATTGTCATATTTTAACACTTGAAGATCCTATTGAATATTTACATAAACACAATAAAAGCATTGTAAATCAAAGAGAAATTGGTAGTGATTCTAGGACCTATGCAAATGCACTAAAATCAGCATTAAGACAAGATCCTGATGTTATATTGGTAGGAGAGATGAGAGATTTAGAAACTATTAGTATCGCTATTACAGCTGCAGAAACAGGGCATCTCGTATTATCTACATTGCATACTCTAGGAGCAGCCCAAACAATAGATCGTGTCATTGACGTATTTCCTCCACATCAACAACAACAAATTAGGATTCAGTTAGCTGCTGTATTAGAAGGGGTTGTATCTCAACAATTGTTACCTAAAGCAGATGGGAGTGGGAGAAGTGCAGCTTTTGAAATAATGCTTGCTACTCCTGCAATTAGAAATTTAGTCAGAGAGGGAAAAACCCATCAAATTCAAACATCTGTTCAAACAGGAAGTAAATTTGGTATGCAGACAATGGATCATTCTCTCACAGAGTTATATAAAAACGGATTTATTTCAAGAGAAATTCTATCAATGCATGCTATTGATCAAGATACGATAAAAAGGATTTTAGGATTTTAA
- a CDS encoding type II secretion system protein yields MLKIFSKRMKNKKGFTLIELIVVIAILGILAGIVVPKFGGFTEKAKVEADKTACKTIQTAVLVALTNEDISGTGTITINNTGDTKFEKSDAITVKSDTTLKAVMENLLGSDVKAQAKNKTKFEATIDAKGDVTVVTAE; encoded by the coding sequence ATGTTGAAAATATTTAGTAAAAGAATGAAAAACAAAAAAGGATTTACATTAATTGAATTAATTGTAGTTATTGCTATTTTAGGAATTTTAGCAGGAATTGTAGTACCTAAGTTTGGTGGATTTACTGAGAAGGCTAAAGTAGAAGCAGATAAAACAGCTTGCAAAACAATTCAAACAGCTGTTTTGGTAGCATTAACAAATGAAGATATAAGTGGTACAGGTACAATTACAATCAATAATACTGGAGATACTAAATTTGAAAAGAGTGACGCAATTACAGTTAAATCAGATACTACACTAAAAGCAGTAATGGAAAACTTATTGGGATCAGATGTAAAAGCTCAAGCTAAAAATAAAACTAAATTTGAAGCTACTATAGATGCTAAGGGTGATGTAACAGTAGTAACAGCAGAATAA
- a CDS encoding GspE/PulE family protein → MQSKKRLGDLLIDAGFITEEQINEALKIQRSSGKKLGEILIDEGFIQEKQMIEILEFQLGIPHMDLEKYHIDPEVPRLISEKIAKRHVLIPIKKEHEKLTVAMSDPLNIFAIDDVKIATRLNVNVVIATKQQILNAIDRYYGRESAEKAIEDLKREAQIENVENIENQIANDIHNAPTVRLVNSIIQQAIKLKASDIHIEPSEKKLRIRFRIDGELQEIMSIAKTTHASIISRIKILGKMDIAEKRIPQDGRIEIVVDDKKIDIRISILPTVYGEKVVLRLLDRNNFVFSKNELGFTEENLNSFDKIIKNPYGVILVTGPTGSGKTTTLYAILKELNQINRNIITIEDPVEYRLEGISQVQVNNKAKLTFSSGLRSILRQDPDIIMIGEIRDAETAHIAVRAAITGHLVLSTMHTNDTASTVTRLVDMDIEPYLVSSSVVGVIAQRLIKKICVNCKESYTPNNTEKNLLKIDNHIPLYKGKGCSVCNYTGYKGRQAVHEIMPINETLRLLIDEKASIDKIRKIAFNQGMVSLKESCKQLVLQGITTVDEMIRIAYNLE, encoded by the coding sequence ATGCAATCAAAAAAACGACTAGGAGATTTACTCATTGATGCTGGATTTATCACAGAAGAACAGATCAATGAAGCTTTAAAAATCCAAAGATCTTCTGGAAAAAAATTAGGAGAAATCTTAATTGATGAAGGTTTTATACAAGAAAAACAAATGATAGAAATATTAGAATTTCAATTAGGAATTCCGCATATGGATTTAGAAAAATATCATATTGATCCAGAAGTTCCTAGGTTAATCAGTGAAAAAATAGCTAAAAGGCATGTATTAATACCCATAAAGAAAGAACATGAGAAACTAACAGTTGCTATGTCTGATCCTTTAAATATTTTTGCCATAGACGATGTTAAAATTGCAACAAGACTAAATGTAAATGTAGTAATTGCAACAAAACAACAAATTTTAAATGCAATTGATAGGTATTATGGTAGAGAAAGCGCTGAAAAAGCTATTGAAGATTTAAAAAGAGAAGCTCAAATAGAAAATGTAGAAAATATAGAAAATCAGATAGCAAATGATATTCATAATGCACCTACAGTTAGGCTTGTTAATTCTATTATTCAACAAGCTATAAAATTAAAAGCAAGTGATATTCATATTGAACCTTCAGAAAAAAAACTGCGCATACGTTTTCGTATTGATGGAGAACTGCAAGAAATCATGTCTATTGCAAAAACAACTCATGCATCCATCATATCAAGAATAAAGATATTGGGGAAAATGGATATTGCTGAAAAAAGAATTCCACAAGATGGTCGAATTGAAATTGTCGTAGATGATAAAAAAATTGATATTCGTATTTCTATATTACCTACAGTATATGGGGAAAAAGTTGTGCTTAGATTACTTGATAGAAATAATTTTGTGTTCTCTAAAAATGAACTTGGATTTACAGAAGAAAATTTAAATAGTTTTGATAAAATTATAAAAAATCCCTATGGTGTCATTTTAGTAACAGGTCCTACGGGAAGTGGAAAAACTACAACATTATATGCTATTTTAAAAGAATTAAACCAAATTAATAGAAATATTATTACCATAGAGGATCCGGTAGAATATCGTTTGGAAGGTATTAGTCAAGTACAAGTTAATAACAAAGCAAAATTAACTTTTTCTAGTGGGTTAAGATCTATTTTAAGACAAGATCCTGATATTATTATGATCGGAGAAATAAGAGATGCTGAAACAGCACATATTGCAGTTCGAGCTGCTATAACAGGACATCTAGTTTTAAGCACAATGCATACGAACGATACTGCATCTACAGTTACACGATTAGTAGATATGGATATTGAACCGTATTTAGTATCTTCATCCGTAGTGGGTGTAATCGCTCAAAGATTGATTAAAAAAATATGTGTAAATTGTAAAGAAAGCTATACACCAAATAATACAGAAAAGAACTTATTGAAGATAGATAATCATATTCCTCTATATAAGGGTAAAGGGTGTAGTGTTTGTAACTATACAGGATATAAAGGAAGGCAAGCAGTTCATGAAATTATGCCAATCAACGAAACCTTGAGATTATTAATAGATGAAAAAGCAAGTATAGATAAAATTAGAAAAATTGCATTTAATCAAGGGATGGTATCACTAAAAGAAAGTTGTAAACAATTAGTACTACAAGGAATTACTACAGTAGATGAAATGATTCGTATTGCATACAACTTAGAGTAA
- a CDS encoding recombinase family protein, which yields MHIAIYSRKSKFTGKGESTQNQIQLCKEYALQHFNPIEKFITYEDEGFSGGNIDRPEYQKMMKDASEGKFHILMCYRLDRISRNISNFSDIIDMLERENIGFISLREQFDTSTPMGRAMMYIASVFAQLERETIAQRIQDNMLQLAKTGRWLGGTTPTGFESKAVKIIDANGKEKKNYKLSPIPDELEKIKILFHKFLELQSLSKLETYCIQNNIKTRNNIDFSRFALRNILMNPVYATADELLYNYLCKNKFIIYTDKNDFNGDHGIMAYNKTIQKKHTSNKIRDYPEWIISIGAHKGVIPSKKWIKVQKILLKNKSKSFRKVKNTQSLLSGLLRCKKCGSFMRPRTGRKNKDGVQIFYYMCEYKEKSKKMKCNIKNINGNQLDALVLEEIKKLSKNNTLLCESISKNHLKIEKIDKTICSEKIMLSSHIKSNERAILSLINALSKGQNSTATKYIIKQIEELDEKTKELKNRLSHFSKSKNENQSTEIDIENIKNILTTFPKMVDSLDVYGKRNLINHLIENITWDGENIDITMFGVNYEKK from the coding sequence ATGCATATAGCTATTTATTCTAGAAAATCAAAATTTACAGGAAAAGGTGAATCTACGCAAAATCAAATACAGCTTTGTAAGGAATATGCCCTACAGCATTTTAATCCTATTGAAAAATTTATTACCTATGAAGATGAAGGTTTTTCTGGTGGTAATATAGATAGACCGGAGTATCAAAAAATGATGAAAGACGCTAGTGAGGGTAAATTTCATATTTTGATGTGCTATAGATTAGATAGGATCTCTAGAAATATTTCTAACTTTTCAGATATTATAGACATGTTAGAAAGGGAAAACATAGGTTTCATCTCTCTTCGTGAACAGTTTGACACTTCTACACCAATGGGCCGTGCAATGATGTATATCGCTTCTGTTTTTGCACAACTTGAAAGAGAAACGATTGCGCAGCGTATACAAGATAATATGCTACAGCTTGCAAAGACAGGTAGATGGCTTGGTGGTACAACACCTACAGGCTTTGAATCTAAAGCAGTTAAAATAATTGATGCTAATGGTAAAGAAAAGAAAAATTATAAACTTTCTCCTATCCCAGATGAATTAGAAAAGATTAAAATCCTATTCCATAAATTTTTAGAATTACAATCATTAAGTAAGCTTGAAACATATTGTATTCAAAATAATATTAAAACCCGAAATAATATAGATTTTTCACGCTTCGCTTTGCGTAATATTCTAATGAATCCTGTATACGCAACTGCTGATGAGTTGCTATATAATTACTTATGTAAAAATAAATTTATCATCTACACAGATAAAAATGATTTTAACGGTGATCATGGAATCATGGCCTATAATAAAACCATACAAAAAAAACACACCTCCAACAAAATTAGAGACTATCCTGAATGGATTATTTCCATAGGTGCTCATAAGGGAGTCATTCCTAGTAAGAAATGGATCAAAGTTCAAAAAATCTTATTAAAAAACAAATCAAAATCTTTTAGAAAAGTTAAAAATACCCAGTCCCTTTTATCCGGATTATTACGTTGTAAAAAATGTGGCAGTTTTATGCGACCTCGTACAGGTCGAAAAAATAAAGATGGTGTACAGATCTTTTATTACATGTGTGAATACAAAGAAAAAAGTAAGAAAATGAAATGCAACATAAAAAATATAAATGGGAATCAACTAGATGCACTAGTATTAGAAGAAATAAAAAAACTATCTAAAAATAACACCCTACTATGTGAAAGCATCTCTAAGAATCACTTAAAAATTGAAAAAATTGATAAGACTATTTGCTCTGAAAAGATTATGCTATCATCTCATATTAAAAGCAATGAACGTGCTATTCTGAGCTTAATCAATGCTTTATCAAAAGGACAAAATTCTACTGCTACAAAATATATCATCAAACAAATTGAAGAATTAGATGAAAAAACAAAAGAACTAAAAAATAGGCTTTCTCATTTTAGTAAAAGTAAGAATGAGAATCAATCCACAGAAATAGATATAGAAAATATAAAGAATATACTTACAACCTTTCCTAAAATGGTTGATTCTTTAGACGTATATGGTAAACGTAATTTGATTAATCATTTAATAGAAAATATAACTTGGGATGGAGAAAATATTGATATCACCATGTTCGGAGTAAACTATGAAAAAAAATAA
- a CDS encoding competence type IV pilus major pilin ComGC, with translation MKKFNLKLHNQKGFTLIELIVVIAILSILGGIAIPKFGGFTEKAKFRADQANIKILNDATTLYALKENKDLTDIITDDLGENGAKLVATDYLESTPSPQSKEAQYLWNQEQGMWVLDIDGGSKLLKTDCNNILYHNSNDNWTIKDGKLKNNKTGQQRIFFPNDYEQYEITTKAQFISGEGSVGYGIIFESVVEQSAIGKSANDTGYVFQFDPGLGNKFAFYKRTNGGESNKHIIDPSREISNDANWWKAPHDIKINVTKVNDSEKDVMVYIDGNPISTEAYKVESSDTEKQRYVGFRTWNKSHAEFTNPKIKEIK, from the coding sequence ATGAAAAAGTTTAATTTAAAGCTTCATAATCAAAAAGGGTTTACACTGATAGAATTAATAGTAGTCATTGCAATATTAAGTATTTTAGGAGGTATTGCAATACCAAAGTTTGGAGGATTTACAGAAAAAGCAAAGTTTAGAGCAGATCAGGCAAATATTAAGATATTAAACGATGCTACCACTTTGTACGCACTTAAAGAAAATAAAGATTTGACAGATATTATAACAGATGATTTAGGAGAAAATGGTGCAAAACTTGTAGCGACTGATTATTTAGAAAGTACACCTTCCCCACAAAGTAAAGAAGCGCAATATTTATGGAATCAGGAACAAGGAATGTGGGTGCTAGATATTGATGGTGGTAGTAAATTATTAAAAACAGATTGTAACAATATTCTTTATCATAATAGTAACGATAACTGGACTATTAAAGATGGCAAACTAAAAAATAACAAAACTGGTCAACAACGTATTTTTTTTCCAAATGATTATGAACAATATGAGATTACAACAAAAGCCCAATTTATTAGTGGAGAAGGATCTGTTGGATATGGCATAATATTTGAGAGTGTTGTAGAACAATCTGCAATTGGAAAAAGCGCCAATGATACTGGATATGTATTTCAGTTTGATCCTGGTCTTGGAAATAAATTCGCTTTTTATAAAAGAACTAATGGTGGAGAGTCGAATAAGCACATAATAGATCCATCAAGGGAAATATCTAACGATGCTAATTGGTGGAAAGCACCACATGATATTAAGATTAATGTTACAAAAGTTAATGATTCAGAAAAAGATGTAATGGTATATATTGACGGTAACCCCATAAGTACAGAAGCTTATAAGGTAGAATCTTCAGACACAGAAAAACAACGATATGTAGGATTTAGAACATGGAACAAATCACATGCTGAATTCACCAATCCTAAAATTAAGGAAATCAAGTAG
- a CDS encoding type II secretion system protein, producing the protein MGNFKLRLKSNILLLIRQKVGDYIKNQKGFTLIELIVVIAILGILSAIAVPKFGGFSENAKLRADQANIKVLNDATNLYALKLNKSLIDITADELKSNGEILVDNGYLENTPIPQSKGAKYLWNPEQGLWTLVLDATISSNSSYELLENLDDILYHKSSKRWIIKGGMLKNKEWTPLGGKWDDRIFFPNTYDQYEITTKAKLSRDAFALGNGYGIIIESKVEKTGNKINDTGYIFQFDTGIGHKFRFFKRNSGKEENRLNPFAEIDPPDEMITSDDWWTKVHDIKVKVTKNADDSTKKDVRVYIDEQEISTDPVTIDALEKTETGHVGFRTWGDSHTEFTEPKIKEIK; encoded by the coding sequence ATGGGGAATTTCAAATTAAGATTAAAAAGCAATATTTTACTATTAATTAGACAAAAAGTAGGTGATTATATTAAAAATCAAAAGGGGTTCACACTGATAGAATTAATAGTAGTAATTGCAATCTTAGGTATTTTATCTGCAATTGCAGTACCTAAGTTTGGAGGATTTTCAGAGAACGCAAAACTACGAGCAGATCAAGCTAATATAAAGGTATTAAATGATGCTACAAATCTATATGCGCTGAAATTAAATAAATCTTTAATAGATATTACAGCAGATGAATTAAAATCAAATGGCGAAATACTGGTGGATAATGGATATTTGGAAAATACACCAATACCACAAAGTAAAGGTGCAAAATATTTATGGAATCCGGAACAAGGACTTTGGACCTTAGTATTAGATGCTACTATTTCTTCTAATAGTAGTTATGAATTGTTAGAAAATTTAGATGATATTCTTTATCATAAAAGTTCTAAACGTTGGATTATTAAAGGTGGAATGCTTAAAAATAAAGAATGGACACCATTGGGTGGAAAATGGGATGATCGTATCTTTTTTCCAAATACTTATGATCAATATGAAATTACAACGAAAGCTAAATTAAGTAGAGATGCTTTTGCATTGGGCAATGGATACGGTATTATAATTGAAAGTAAAGTTGAAAAAACTGGGAATAAAATAAATGATACTGGTTATATATTTCAATTTGATACTGGGATAGGACATAAATTTAGATTTTTTAAGAGAAATAGTGGAAAAGAAGAAAATCGATTAAATCCATTTGCAGAAATTGATCCACCAGATGAAATGATTACTAGTGATGATTGGTGGACAAAAGTACATGATATTAAGGTTAAGGTTACAAAAAATGCAGATGACTCAACTAAAAAAGATGTCAGAGTATATATCGACGAGCAAGAGATAAGTACAGACCCTGTTACCATAGATGCTTTAGAAAAAACAGAAACAGGCCATGTAGGATTTAGAACTTGGGGAGATTCACATACTGAATTTACTGAGCCTAAAATTAAGGAAATTAAGTAG